GGTCGTGTGTGTGTCGGGATCGTGGGTGTGTCGCTGTCctgataaagaaaaaaattaagaccaaaagatacacgaaaaaaaattcaaaccaaaataatataaaactaagtataaaaaaaatgCAATGTATTGGTTAGGCATTACATTGCAAATAAGTATAAAATACACCATTATTCACCATTGAAGATGATTAAAGCAGAGAGCATAATTAGAAAATTTTAGCCAATTGTTATATCAGTAAATCTTAACAATATTAACTCAATGCTCGATTCTCTAAAGGAACGAACCAACACATTTGTGTGTATAAAACTGGAAAATTTTGCTCCACAAAGCAAATCATATCATTCTTGAAGCATAAACATAAACAGTAGAAAAAAATGGAACAATGGATAATTCAAAGATTAAAACTTACGCCTGAGAGGTGTGGGTCAGTGGTAGAGGTGGCCAATCAGCGTGGGTCACTAGTTTTCGTTGCCTGAAAGAAGTATAAAAACATTATAAGAATGACAACTATTACTCTAAATTGTAAAGAAAGGAGCATATATCTCTGTTACAAAAGAACTCATCAAATAAGCTTAGGCTGTTACAAAAGGGTTCAAAATGCACTAATAAAAATCACATATCTCTAAATTTGGTATCTCTGCCTATCCCATCTTCCCATATGACAAATTATTTTATTTCTgactattaatatttttatttatttaaaaataaaaatttaagatgtcattcaaaaaaaaaaaaatagaacaatCCAACCGAGTACAAACAAAACAGAGTTCTCTGATTAAAACACAAACAAATGACAACAACATTCAATAAAATTGGTGGCTAAACATATGATAATTAAAGATTCTCGCATTAGCAAAATCCAAAACATTAACCAAAAATCCAAACAAACAATATAATATCTTTTATTTTTATCACTCTAGTTTCGATTTGATAATTTAACTGAAAAttggttttttgtttttgtttgaaGCAACTGAAAGTCGGTTATTATTTTTAGTAAATATAACAAAAAATAGTACATTTAAAAAAAGAAGTACTTTTAAGAAttgaaaatataaaaagaaaaagaaaaaaattctcAATAAACACATCCTGAATCATCGAAACAACCAATTAACTGAGCCTCACAATTTCCAAAATACTTAAAAAGATCCATAAATGACGATCAATATGTATAACAGTATAAGAATATCAATATGTATAAGAATATGGATCATCCTTCTGGAGAGAACACATTCTGcttattataaatatcataaggCCAATAGAGAGAAAACGAATTATCAAACGATTTTGGCACAAGAAAAAGACTCAGaacaaaaaatagaaataaaaaagatTCAGAAAAATACAGCAATTTGGAGTCAGCCGCGGGTGGGTTGTGCAGGTGACTGGCTGGGTGGCTCAAGTGGAGTTGGTGTGGCTGGGGTAGGGAACCGATCGACGAACTTGGTCGGTGTCACTGAGAAAGAAGAGACCTTGAACTTGGCAGAGTGGTGTATGGTGATATGTTATGCGAGAGAGTGGTTTGTTATGAGAGAATAGAAGAGAAGAACAAAATTTAGTTGTGAAAATTATAAACGCTAAATGTATTAGCGACGGGCCCCCCTGCTATTTAATATGGTCTGCGGCTAATAattttattagcggcgggtagtctGCGGCTAATAAAAGAGATTACCCGCCGCTACTAGTATTACCGGTGGGTTGTCCACTGCTAATACAGGTAATTGCCCGCCGCTAATAAAAGTTAAAAACTTTTCCCGGgcttttaatttattatattagcGGCGGAAGCTCCACGGCTAATAGTGGTAAGGTCTGCTgctagtatatattttttaaaaactcaCTTATTATTAGTGGTGGACCCCCAAGTCCACCGCTAATATACTGAACAATACAGGCGGActtagtccgccgctaatagccTTTATTCTTGTAGTGAATGTAGAGAACATATCTCCCATATTGCTCATCATATCTTGAGCCGTTTGCACACTCCAAAATCTGCCAAAATCACATAATAAACAAGATCAAGTGCAATGGTTATAGAAGAACaatggagagcaacccttaccaagaTACCACCACATTCACATACTTACAACTGTATATGCCATCTTCCCTTAAGGGGTATTAGTGGGTTAATTGGGTTTATAATGATAGTGGTGTTTGGGCTATAGTTTAATGGGCCAACATATAATCATTAGGGTGCCACCATGTACCTCTAATGCAATTAATATATGTGAACCATCCCATTATGATTTATGGTAATTAATAAGTACTTTAATTAATGATTGtgattatgaaataatatttatgatATTAGTCCATAATAATAATTCCAACATCTATATCATATCAAAATACATTTGACTTTTATCTTAAATTCCTATTCTAATCCATTGACAGCTCCGTGATATTGGgaattttattaaaaacattaCTTCTTTTGTTAGAATTTTGGTTATGTGCTTAGGGTTAtcctaaaattatttaaaataattagaaTTAATCTTATATCCAAATTCGATATAGAATTACAAAGtaaattaacatttttttttggattaataataattttttggtCTCTTGAATTATTTATTCTCCCGACTTTTTACAAATTAGTGTCTCCCTTAATAATTGTTAACTTATGAAAAGTACACATTTTAAAATAAGAACAAAAGTTATGACAAAACGATTTGAGTATCTTTATActaaacttatttaataaaaagtaaataaaaaaatccATCCTATAGTAAACATATGTTTCATTTAGATAAATAACTAGTTTATTAGTCTCTCAAATTATTGAATGATCCGACTTTTGCTCtctattgtttttattttattttattttatttttgtgttgctAATATCTCTCTCAAGAAATTTCAATTGTTGAAAATACTTTCatccaaaataaaaaacataactaTCACGTGTTACAAAACATAAATGCAAATGATAAAAGTTGAATCAATAATTGGAAGAAAAGAAACAATTAACCATCAAGTCACAATTTTGTTTATATATCTTTATTTTTTTGGAAAGAAAACTCATAGTTATAAGGGTGATGATACTTttctttaatatatatacatattagaaAGATATGTTTAGCGTGAAAATAAAATAGTAAAACGTAGCGTAATAATCTAAAAATTTGCAAATcttcataataatatataaaaataacttaaagtttGCCTATTGGACTTGGCCACATGCAGAAGCTatagaaaataaataatcaatttttaacATATATGTCAGGGTGTGTTTGTTATTGCAaaacaagagaaaaaaaatagcaTGCTATAtagtttaatataaatattaagaaAAAGTTAATCAACGGTAATTAATTTTGGACAAACCCAACAAACTCAACTTGTATTTGATTTTGAGAAAGACATGTGACACGTTAATTGCCACCTCAAATTTAGTATAATTACTATTTCTTTATTATATAAATAAGATTCCTATCTTTTTTAAATTGAATGAAACACAGTTATTAAATTAGGGTTACTCAATTTAATCAAATTCTACATATTCAATTTGATTTGGAGTGTCAGCAAAATTATGACCTATTTAACAATATTTGAAGGAAATAATTATCAACTTAAATTAGCCTTACTAATTCTTTCGAAGGTTTTTGAATGAAGTGTCGTTAAGTTAGGGGTGAGGCATTTATTTAATAAGTCAAAGTATTTTGTTGAGGATTGATTAATTAGCAATAACTTAATATtgtatatactatatatatatatatcacaacaaTTCACAACCAAGCAATATTATATTATGCCATCTAAATAATAATTGGCATACCATGCAAATTATTCTCctatttttaccaaataaaaTCAGTCAACACGCATCTCACCACACAATCAAATCAAGTACCATGCAtacaaaaatcatcccaaacacaCCTATATATATCATTAGGACACTAATATTTCAATATTGTCTCTCGATCACAATCCCACaatccccaaaaaaaaaaaaaaaaaaaaataatggcgAAACCCCATTTCGTATCAATGTTGTTGCTCTTCATTCTGTGCACAATAAAATACTCCAATTCTCTTGACCTGCCCAAACCAGGTAAAATATTGGATAGTCTTAAAAATACGACAAATGGGGTTTCGAACAAAACATGCTTGCATTGCATTGGTGAATCGTCAAAGTTTTTTGCTGCGCATAATTTGGCTCGAGCCAAGAAAGGGTTGCTACCTCTCTTGTGGGACTCTAAGCTCGCCAAGTACGCGCGAGGTTGGGCCTTGCAAAGGAAAGCTGACTGTGCACCAAAGCATTCTTTCTCGGATGGTCAGTTCACGCTCGGTGAGAACATATTTTGGGGCAATGGCTCTGATTGGACGCCAACCGACATTGTTAACATATGGATGGAAGAGGAAAAGAACTACTCGTACGAGAGTAATAGTTGTGTCGAGGGAAAAATGTGCGGCCACTACACACAAATTGTGTGGCGGAGTACCAAGAAAGTGGGTTGTGCTAGGGTTGTTTGTGACAATAAAGACACATTTATGATTTGTAACTATGATCCACCGGGTAATGCTTTCGGTGAGAAACCGTACTGATCTTCTTGAATTAACTAAGTGTGTCATGGTACATGTATTAATTACATGTAACGATTAGTAAGGCAAATGTTGGAGTAGTTTCCAAGTCATGCTACCGAGTTGATCaagtagtaattttttttattgaatattttatttatttttcctataCAAATTTGATAATCTATTAtcgatattttgttaaatattttatttatttccctATACAAATTTGATAATCTATTATCAATTTTTTGTTGTAAATGGGAATAACTGTGGCCAGAAGAAACGTTGCTaagaaatattatatattaactCGAGAATATATATTTCTTCCCATTCCTTTGGAGGAGTAGGCAGTTTATTTGAAATGAGAAATTTGAGGAACTACCATTAAAAATGATATCTTTCACTTAAACACATTTATAAAGTATATTTTTTAACAGTTTAAAAATCTCATTAAGCTTAATACAAGCATAACTGGCTTTCTCAATATTATAGGGCAACTTAAGTTTTCGGGAACTTAGGGAAAATCTAAGGCATTTTTTTAACAAAGAAAACTCAAAATTTGTAACATTAATATATCATCCAAAATTAAGCTAAAACTTTACATCCATTTGATTAACTTGAGAAATCTCAGAGAGAGAAAac
The Humulus lupulus chromosome 6, drHumLupu1.1, whole genome shotgun sequence DNA segment above includes these coding regions:
- the LOC133784442 gene encoding pathogenesis-related protein PR-1-like, with product MAKPHFVSMLLLFILCTIKYSNSLDLPKPGKILDSLKNTTNGVSNKTCLHCIGESSKFFAAHNLARAKKGLLPLLWDSKLAKYARGWALQRKADCAPKHSFSDGQFTLGENIFWGNGSDWTPTDIVNIWMEEEKNYSYESNSCVEGKMCGHYTQIVWRSTKKVGCARVVCDNKDTFMICNYDPPGNAFGEKPY